Part of the Arthrobacter gengyunqii genome is shown below.
CCGCCGTTCCGACGAGCCTGCCGAAGACCGCTGCGGAAACCAGTCCAGAGAACCCGTGGCCGCTGCAGCTGCTGTCGCGGAACCTCAAGAGCTACATCGACCGCGCCCCCGCCACCTGGGTGGAGGGGCAGATTATCGAGCTGAACAAGCGGGCCAACGCCTCCTACATCACGCTGCGCGACGTCGACGCGGAGATCTCGCTGTCCCTGACGGTGTGGAGCACGGTGATGAACCGGCTGGAGCTGCCGCTGGAACGCGGCGCCCGCGTGGTGGCCCAGGTCAAACCCGATTTCTGGGTCAAGACCGGGCGGCTCTCCATGCAGACCCGGGACATCCGTCCGGTGGGCATCGGCGATCTCCTGGCCCGGATTGAACGGCTGCGCCAGTCCCTTGCAGCGGAAGGCCTGTTCAGGGATGACCGGAAGCTGCCGCTGCCGCTGCTGCCGGGGAGGATCGGACTCATCACCGGACGCAATTCCGATGCCATGAAGGACGTTATCCGCAACGCGTCGCTGCGCTGGCCGGCCGTGGTCTTTGAAGTGCGTGAAGTGGCGGTGCAGGGCGTCAACGCCGTGGCAGAGGTAACCCGGGCACTGGCCCAGCTCGACGCCATGCCGGAAGTTGACGTGATCGTGATTGCCCGCGGCGGCGGTTCCCTGGAGGATCTGCTCCCGTTCAGCCACGAGGACCTGGTCCGGGCCGTGTCCGCCGCGCAGACACCGGTGGTCAGCGCCATCGGCCACGAAGCGGACCGCCCGCTGCTCGACGAGGTGGCGGACCTGAGGGCCTCCACCCCCACCGATGCCGCCAAACGGATTGTTCCCGACGTCGGTGAGGAGCTGCAGCGCATTGGTGCGGCCCGGGCACAGCTGCGGCGCATCGTGGAGCTGACCGTCGGCCGGGAAACGGAACGGCTGAACCACATCAGGTCCCGTCCCGTGATGTCCGCTCCGGAAACCATGGTGGATGTGCGCCAGCAGGACGTGTCCCGGCTGCGCGAGCGTGCCCTGTCCTGCATCACCTCCGAAGTGCGGCGGGACACCGACCGGATCGCGTACCTGCGGGCGCAGGTCCGCGCCCTCTCACCGCAGAACACGCTGGACCGCGGCTACGCCGTCGTGCAGTTGGCCGACGGCTCGGTGGTCCGGGACGCAGCGGCAGTTCCCGACGCCGCGCGCCTGCGCATCCGGGTGGCCGCCGGCGAGCTGGCGGCCACCGCCGCCGTCCCGGAATGATCCAGCTTCCTCAGAACCAGTTGCTCCAACCGAAAGAAGACCCAGAGATGAACCCCGCAGCAAACGAAGCATCAACCATTCCGGCAGAGATTGAAGCCATGAGCTACGAACAAGCTCGCGACGAACTGGTGTCAGTGGTCAGCCGGCTCGAGACCGGTGGCGCCTCGCTGGAGGAATCGCTCGCCCTCTGGGAGCGCGGCGAGCAGCTTGCCACCCGGTGTGAGTCCTGGCTCGAAGGTGCCCGCCGCCGCCTCGATGCAGCGCGCGAATCGGCCGCAGGCGAATAGTTCCCGGGCCGCAGCGAATAGGCCCGCCCCGAATAGGCCTATTGCTTGTAGGTGCTGAGGAAATCGGCGAGCCGGATCATGGCGTCCTCGATGTCATCCACATTGGGCAGGGTCACCATCCGGAAATGGTCCGGCCGCACCCAGTTGAAGGCTGTGCCCACGGAAATCAGGATCTTCTGCTGCTTGAGCAGATCCAGGGCAAACTGCTCGTCGCTGGCGATCGGATAAACCTCCGGGTCCAGCTTCGGGAACAGGTACAGGGCGCCCATGGACAACTCGCAGCTCACTCCGGGAATGTCGTTGAGCATCTTGTGGGCCAGATCGCGCTGCGCCTTGAGCCTGCCGCCGGGCAGGATGAGGTCGTTGATGCTCTGGTAGCCGCCCAGGGCGGTCTGGATTGCATGCTGCGCCGGAACGTTGGCGCACAGGCGCATATTGGCGAGCAGGTTGATGCCCTCGATGTAATCGAGGGCCTCGTGCTTGGGTCCGGAGATGGCCATCCAGCCGCTGCGGTAGCCGGCAATCCGGTAGGCCTTGGACAGGCCGCTGAAGGTCAGGCACAGAACATCCTCGCCGGTGATCGTGGCTGAGTTCAGGTGCACGGCGTCGTCGTACAGGATCTTTTCGTAGATTTCGTCCGAGAAGATGATCAGCCCGTGTTTGCGGGCCAGGTCCACGATCGCCTTGACCACGTGCTCCGGATAGACCGCTCCGGTGGGGTTGTTGGGGTTGATCAGGACAATCCCCTTGGTCCGGTCGGTGATCTTGGACTCAAGGTCCTCGACGTCAGGCCACCAGTGCTCGTTTTCGTCGCACAGGTAGTGCACGGCGGTGCCGCCGGCCAGCGAAACGGAGGCAGTCCACAGCGGATAGTCCGGTGCGGGCACCAGGATCTCGTCGCCGTTGTTCAGCAGCGCCTGGAGCGAGAGCGTAATCAGTTCGCTGACCCCGTTGCCGAGGTACACGTCATCGACGTCGATGTTCTGGATGCCGCGGCTTTGGTAGTACTGAACGACGGCGGTGCGGGCCGAGAAAATGCCGCGGGAATCGCTGTACCCCTGGGCCTTGGGGAGGTGGCGCATCATGTCCACCAAAATGGCTTCCGGCGCCTCGAAACCGAAGGGCGCCGGGTTGCCGATGTTCAGCTTCAGGATCCGCTGCCCGGCCGCTTCCATACGCTGTGCATGCTCCAGCAGCGGCCCACGGATGTCATAGAGAACGTTGTGGAGCTTGTGGGACTGCTTGAATTCGGCCATAAAAACATGGTGCCACAGGCAGGGACCCCTCCCCGCACATATGAAGCGGAAAGGGGTCCCTGTAACGACGGTGATTCAAGGGTTAGATGAAGCCCTTTTCCTCCAGCCACATGCGGGCGGCTTCACTGGGATCCATCTTCTGGTCCCCGCTGACGGCCTGGTTCAGGTCGATGAGGTCCTCGGTGGTCAGTTCAGCCGACACTTTGTTCAGCACCTCCACAGCCTGGTCACTGACCGTTTGCGAGGAGGCCAGCGGAACCACCTGCTGGGCGGGCCAGTTCTGCAACGGGTCCTCCAACACCACCAGGTCATTTTCCTCAATGGCCGGAGTGGTGGTGTAGATGTCGGCGACCTGCACGTCGTCCTTGAGCAGGGCATCCACGGTTAGCGGACCGCCGCTGTCACCGATGGGCGTGAACTCCTTGAACTCGCAGCCGTACTTGTCCTTCAGCCCGATCAGCCCCTGGACGCGTTCCGCGAATTCCGCCGGGGCGGCCAGGGTCAGCTGGTCGCAGACCTTCGCCAGGTCCTCGATGCTCTCCAGGGAGTACTTCTCCGCAGTGGCCTGGGTGACCACCATGGCGTCCTTGTTCTCGGCGTCGGAAGGCTCGAGGATCACAAGGCCCTCGGGCAGGGCGCCGGGCAGGGCATCAACGATTTCGCCCGCATCCACGAGCTCGGTGTCCGGATCCACTCCCACCAGCAGCGCGCCGGTGTATTCCGGGATCAGATCGATGGACCCGTCTTCCAGCGCGGGGAGGTAGACCTCGCGCGAACCGATGCCGAGCTTGGTCTCTGCGGGGATGCCGGCACCGTTCAGCGCACCGGCATAGATCTCCGCCAAGGTGCTGGATTCGGGGAAGTCCGCCGATCCCACCACGATTGTTTCGGCAGCGCCGGACGCAGCGGTTTCCGACGGCGCTTCCGAGGCCAGCGGGTCACCTCCGCCGCCGCTGCACCCGGCCAGTCCGAGGGCCAGGGTGAGGCCTCCGGCCAGGACGATCAGTCCCTTGGGCCGGGCGATCCGGCGCTTGTGCTGCGTCATTGTTTTCCTCCTTGTGAGCCGGCGGCGGCAAATCCGCCGCCGCCGGTGGGTTTGGTAACGGTCGAAGCTGCAGGACCGGCCGCGGCAACGCGCCCCTTCTGCAGCCCGGGTGAAATCAAAAGACGTGCTGCCAACGCAATCACGGCATCCACTGCGAGCGCCAGCAAAGCGATGATGACCGCACCTCCGAAGACCCTGCCGTAGTCGCCGACGGCCAGTCCGTCGATGAGATACCGTCCCAGTCCGCCGAGGTTGATGGTGGCCACCACGGCGGCGGTGGCTACGACCTGCAGTGCGGCGCCGCGCAGTCCGCCAAACAGGACCTTGAGCCCGTTCGGGATCTCCACCCGGAACAGGATCTGCAGTTCGGTCATGCCCATGCTGCGCGCCGAGTCCACGATGCTGCGGTCCACGGCCGCTATCCCGGAATAGGTGCCGGCCAGCAGCGGCGGCACGGCCAGCAGGACCAGGGCCCAGATGGGCGGCATGAGGCCCAGGCCGGCCAGGAGCACAAAGAGGGTCAGCATGCCCAGTGTCGGCAGGGCTCGCAGCAGGCCGGAGATGGTCACCACGGCCACCTGTCCGCGTCCGGTGTGTCCGATGAACAGGCCGATCGGCACGGAAATGGCCAGGGCGATCAGCAGCGTCAGTCCCGTGTACTGCAAGTGTTCCAGGGTGCGCAGGGGAATCCCGGCGGTGCCGGTCCAGTTGGCGGGATCCGTCAGCCATTCCCAGCCCTGGCCCAGGGCATTGGTGGAGGTGTATTCGGTGCGGGGAATCGTCACGGCCACCGGGCTACGCCCCCTTCAGCGCGACGTCGGGCGCTGCTGCCGGGGTGCCGACGGGAGCCTGTGCGCCGGACCCCAATGCTCCGGCCGGGCTGCCGTGCCGGCGCTTCCGCAAACCGAACATGCCGGCGGAGGTGCCCGGCACCCGGCCAGCCCGCAGCCAGGGTGTCAGCGCACGCTGCAGCAGCACGAACACCAGGTCCATCAGGAAGGCCAGGACCAGGGTGGCAACAATGCCCACCACGATTTCGGTGATGAAGTAGCGCCGCAGCCCGTCCCGGAAGAAGAACCCCAGGTTTTCCACTCCGATGAGGGCACCGACGCTGACCATGGAGATGTTGCTGACCGATACCACCCGCAGCCCGGCAATCAGCACCGGCACGGACAGCGGCAGGTCCACGGTGAGGAAGCGGCGCAGCGGACGGTACCCCATGGCAACGGCTGCCTGCCGGACGCCGTCATCCACGGAGTCGAAGGCGTCCACGGCAACGCGCAGCATCAGTGCCACGGCGTAGATTGTCAGCGCGATGATGATGTTGCTGATGTCCAGGATGCGGGTTCCGAGGATGGCCGGCAGCGTCACGAAGAGTGCCAGGGACGGAATGGTGTAGAGCAGCGACCCGGCGGCGAGGACGGTGCCGCGCACACGGCTGCTGTTGCGGACCAGGGCGGCCAGCGGCACGGCAATGATGATGCCCAGGACCAGCGGCACGATGGACTGGTAGAGGTGCAGTCCGGTCAGCCGGAACACCTGGTCGGTGTGGGCGAGGAACCATTCCATGTCAGCCCGCGCTCCGCTGGAGCCTGGCCCGCTCGATGAGGTCCAGCACCTCGGCCGCCCTAATGGTTCCGGTGACCCGGTTTTCTGCGTCCACGGCCACACCCATCCCGGCAGGGGAGGACAGGGCGGCGTCGAGCGCCTGGCGCAGGGTCTCCCCCTCGCGGTACAGCGACCCTCCCGGAACCAGCTGATCCGCAGCAGTGATCGATGCCCGGCGGGACGCCGGCACCCAGCCCAGCGGCCGCCCGCCGTCGTCGACCGCGAGCGCCCAGTTCCCTTCCACGGCCGCCGAGGGATTCGCCAGCTCGGCGGGCGTCAGAAGCTGCACCGGATGAAGCGGCACACCGTTGCCTGCCTGGAAGGAGAGGTGACGGAAGCCGCGGTCCCGGCCGACAAAGCCCGCCACGAAGTCATCCACGGGAGCCCGCAGGATTTCTTCAGGGGCCGCGTACTGGGCCAGTCGCCCGCCGGCGCCGAAGACGGCAACCCGATCCCCCAGAATCGTTGCTTCATCAATGTCGTGGGTGACGAAAACGATGGTTTTGGCCAGATCCCGCTGCAGGCGCAGCAGTTCCTGCTGCAGTTCGGCGCGCACCACCGGGTCCACGGCGCTGAACGGCTCATCCATGAGCAGCACGGGCGGATCGGCGGCGAGTGCGCGGGCCACGCCCACCCGCTGCTGCTGCCCGCCGGAAAGCTGGGCCGGGTACCGTCCGCCCATCGCTGAGGCCAGCCCGACGACGTCGAGCAGTTCCGCGGCACGGGCCCGGGCAGCGGCTTTGGACTGCCCGTTGAGGCGCGGAACGGTTGCGACGTTGTCCAGCACGGTGCGGTGCGGCATCAGGCCGGCGGACTGCATCACGTATCCCATGGACCGCCGCAGCTGGGGAGCCTGAACCCCGCTGACGTCGGCGCCGTCCACCTTGATGGTTCCGGATGTGGGTTCCACCATGCGGTTGATCATGCGCAGGGAGGTGGTTTTTCCACAGCCGGAAGGTCCAACAAAGACGGTGATGGCACCGCGGGAGATATCCATGGTCAGATTCTCAACGGCGGGCACAGGAGATCCGGCGAAGGACTTGGTAACGCTCCGGAAGGTGATCATCGGCTCGGCTGCCTGTGGCGCGGATTCCGGCAGGGTCATGGGGAAACCTTCCGTGTTCTGTGCGGGAGTACCGCTTGTGGATGCGGGGGTTCCGCAGACGGGGTGTCCTGCCGTGTGATTACGGTAGGACACCCGGAGGATGTAGTCCAGCAGATCATTCGGAACTAACTGCCGTGCGGATGGCTGCCATCTTCAACCCCACCTGCACCAGGGGCGTCGCTCCCAGCTCCGGAACCTGCTCCAGCGGAACCCAGGCAGCCTCGTCGGTGCTGCCGTCCAGTTCATGGGTCAGCGTCCCAGAAAGGACACGGGCCCGGTAGATGATCCGCAGCGCGTGGAGCAGGCGCCGGTGTTCACCGGGAAAACGGTGTTCCGGTTCAATGAAGATGCTGTCCACCCCCAGCAGCTCCTCGGCTTCCACGAAATAGCCGGTCTCCTCGCGGACTTCCCGCACGACGGCGGCGGGCGCGTCCTCGCGCAGCTCCAGTCCCCCGCCGGGCAGGGTCCAGCCGGAGTAGCCGTGGTCATGCCAGTGGGAGAGCAGGACGCTGCCGTCGCGGATGACGACGGCGTAGGCGCCCACGCGGGTATCAAAGCCTTCAGCCACGCTGTACCTCCCGGGCGTCCAGGTACCGGACGCCGTGCACGGGGTCCTGCTCCAGGAACCGGATGCCGGTCAGTCCGGCGCGTTCCAGATCCTGCCTCAGCAGGTCCTGGAGCAGCGGCTGGTTCATGCCCAGTCCGCCGCCCACCACCACGGGACCGGTCATGTCCAGCAGCCGGGCAGTATCTGCCGCCAGACCGCTGAGGTGGCGCGCAGCTGCCGCCACGATTTCGCTGCCTGCGGCGCTGCCCTGCGTTGCGGCATCAAAGACCACGGAGGCTTTCGAGGACCAGTACCGCCGCCCGGTGCCGGTGTCGTGGAACAGGGCGATGAGCTGCTCCGGGTCGGTCACTGAGCAGGCGGTCAGCAGCGCTGCGGACAGCTCATCAGGATCCTGGCCGAGGTTGAAGCGGCGCAGAGTGTGCCGAACAGCTTCACGGCCCACCCAGTAACCGCTGCCTTCATCGCCAAGAAGGTAGCCCCAGCCGCCGCAGCGAGCTTCTTCTCCGGCCGGGCTGAGCCCCCAGGCCACGGATCCGGTGCCTGCAATCAGGGCAATACCGGCCGGTGTCTCGCCCGCCGCCAGGATCAGGCGGGTGTCATGGATGACGTCCACCGTTGCGCCCGGAACATGCGGGCTGATGAGCGCACGCAGCGCCGCGGCGTCGTCGGCGGTGTCAATACCGCCGGAACCGGCGATGACGCGGTCGGCCGTGACGGAGCCGAGGGCCCTGAAAATCTCGGCGAGATTGGCAGCGGCCTGCGCCGGCGGAACGTTCTGGACGTTGGCGCTACCGCTGACGGCTTCCGCAGCGGGAACCCCGTCGACCAGGAGCAGCCCCTGGGTTTTGGTTCCGCCGATGTCCAGGCCAATGACGATGCGTCCGGAACCTGCGGCCGGAGCCCCGCGGAGAATGTCCATTTCTCCACCCTACTTTCCAGCAGGGCCCAGCGGCACTTCTCAACGGTCGCGGGAACGAACCAGGAGCTCCTCCGCTGTGCTTAGCGTCCGTTCCGCGGCTCCCGGACCCCGGCCGGCGGCACCGGCCACGAGGGTCAACGCCACGGCGGCAGCCCGCGAATAGAGCGCGCCCGGATCCGTTGCGGCGGCGAAGGCAGCCGCAAAGCGTTCCGCCGCGGTCCGCAGACCGGCCCGCCGGGGATTTACGGCTGCAAAAACATACAGGTGACCCGCAAAACAGGCGAGGTCGTCCACCAGGTGTCCCGGGCCGAGTGCGTCCACATCAAGCATCCCGCTGATCTTCCAGCCGGTCCGGCCCTTGTCGGGGAGCAAGTTGCCGAGGAGCAGATTGTTCACGGGCGAGTCGTCGACGAGCAGGTTTCCGCCGTGAAAGTCGCCGTGCGCGGGCACCAGCGGTCCCGGGTCGGCAGCGCAGACCGCTGCATGGGTTTCCGCTGCGCACCGGGCGATTCGTTCCGCCTCCTGCGGAAGCGCCACGACGGCGCCTGCGGCATAGTCCATGACGCGGTCTGCCCACGCCGGTTTGCGGGGAAGGCTCAGGGCCGCTGCCGGGAGCCCGGCCAGAAGCTCAAGCAGGGCCTGCGGTTCAATGCCGGCAGGGAAGGCGTGGAGGTGCTGATGCAGGGAGCGGCCGGGAAGGGCTCCCAGCGCCAATATGCTGTCCGGCTCCGGTACGGCTCCGGAGGTGATGTCCAGCAGCGGGGGTACGGGAAGGCCGGCAGCTGCAGCCGCTTCCAGCCGGCGGCGGAGCCCGGGAACCTGGCCCGGCTGCAGGACCTTGAGGTAGGCGGTGGATTCCTCGAAGGTGCAACGGATAACCGCACGGCGCAGCGGCCGGTAAGCCGCCAGCGTCAACGATGCCCGGGCGCCGTCTGTTCCGGCGGCAAACAGGTCCCGGGCCACAGTGTCGGGATTGGTGGCCCAGGCCAAACTTGGAAGGACGGGGTCCCGGGGGTGCACCCAGAGCCGGACCGCCGTACCGTCCACGGATCCCCGCACCGTCCGGCGGCCCTGTTCCGGTGTCAGGGCAGCAGTGGTTGCACCGACCTGCAGTTGTACGGGTTGGCGGGGGCTGTCGGCTGAGCTGCGGCGGGGCACGCCGGCCACCCGGTAAAGGGCACTGATTCCTGCACCCGGACGGTGATGAGTGCGCAGGTGGCTCCAGGAGAGGGGCACCAGCCCCAGTGGACGCAGCGCGGCCGTCAACGGCCCGGACATGCCCGGGCCCTCCAAACGGGATTTACTAAGCGCGGCGGCGCTGGAGCACATCGTCGAGATTGATCTTGCCGGTGCCGGGAGCTGCATCGGAACCGGTGGAGTCCGAGGACTCTGCAGCCGCGGCGGCTGCACCGGCGCGGAGGGAGGTGCGGGCGGCAGGCTTGGGTGTCTGCGGCGGAACAAGCGGTTCCGGTGCCGGCCGCTGGGCTACGGGGGCTTCCACGTAGACGGGCTTGGGCACCGCCACTGGTTCCCAGGGTGTCGTGGAGGTTTTCGGCGGCCCGGCAGGAGCCTGCGGGGTTGATGCGGCAGCAAACTCGAGTGCGGCGCTGCGCAGTTCAGCTGCCGTCAGCGGCCGGTCGGAGGAGCCCGGGGCGGTGGTGACTGTAGCCTTCCCGACGGCCTCGTCCGCGGTTTCGGCGGACCCGTTCTTGGCACCCGGGAAGCTCTGCGCGTCGAACAGGACCGTCTCGCGCTGCGGCCGCACGGGTTCTGCGGCGGCCGCCGGCTGCTCGGCTGCCGGCTCGGGTGCGGATACCGGAACCTGCCGGATGCCGGCGCTCATGGCAGCCCGGAAGGCGGCATCGACGCGGTGTCTGCGGTCCCGCACAGCGAGGACGCGAAGAGATGCGATTGCTGCCCCGGCCACTGCTGCTCCGCCCAGGGGCATCCACCACGAAACAGCACCGAAAACGGCCAGCGGCAGTCCAAGAACAACCATGAGCAGGGCCAGCGCACCGGCCAGCGCCAGAGCGGTTCGGCCGTAGCGGATCCGGAAGCCCTGCTGCGGACTCTGCGGACGCCCGGATACACCGGCGGCCCGTGTGCCGGGAGCAGCAGTGCCGGACCGCACGGCTGACGCGTGCTGCGAGGTGGACTCGTTGTACATGGTTTTCCCCTGCTGGGACAGTCCATCGGCGGAGATGGAAGAGCGGATGGCTGTTGAGGAGGGAGCCGGGCGCGCTGCCGGCCGGGAGACTGCCGACACCGGAACGGTGTCTGACAGGCGGAAAAGGTAGGGGGCAACCCACAGCAGCCAGAGACCAACGGTGACGGCCAGGATCAGGGAGCTGTTAAGAGGGAAGTCCACATCTACGACGTTATGAGCTAATGCACAGGTCGCTGCGCATTACTGGCGGTGTGTCGGCGTTCAGTGGCAAAAAAGGATGCGCCAGGGTCACCTAGTGGCCAGCCAGCGGTTCAACAGGCCGTCAGGAACATCCTCCGTGGTGAGCGCAAAGCTGCGGTGGTCAGCCCAAACACCCGCGATGTGCAGGTACCGCTTCCGCAGTCCTTCGTCACGGAATCCCAGCTTCTCGACCACACGCAGGCTGGGGGCATTGTCCGGCTTGATGTTGATTTCCATCCGGTGCAGCCCCAGGGCACCAAAACAGTGGTCCGTGGCCATTGCCACCGCTGTTGGAGCGATCCCGCGGCCCGCCCTCGCTTCATCCACCCAGTAGCCCAGGGTGGCCATGCGGGCGGATCCCCAGACGATCGTGGAGACGGTCAGCTGTCCGGCGATGGCAGGCGGGGACCGCAGATCGTCACGTTCAGTGATGAGGAAAGGAAGGGCAGATTCCTGACGCGCCTGCTGGTTCAAGCTGCGCACCATGGCCGCATAGGAGGGAAGGGCACCGCCGGGAAGCGGATTGCTCGCCTCCCAGCGTGCCATCCATTGGGCATTGCGGATGCGGAGGCCGGTCCATTCACGGCGGTCGCGGTAGCGGATGGGACGCAGTCCCACATCTCCGCATTCCAGCGTCACCGGCCAGATGGCCGACCCCCACATGGCATCAGCTTTCGAGCGTACCGGTAAAGCCCTTGAGCCACTCGCGCAGGTCCGGGCCCAGGTCTTCGCGCTCGGAGGCCAGCGTGACCACGGCCTTCAGGTAGCTGAGCTTGTCGCCGGTATCGTACCGCCGGCCTCGGAAAACGACGCCGTAAACGCCGGCGCCTTCGCCTTCCTCCCGTGCAGCCAGAGTCTGCAGGGCATCGGTCAGCTGGATCTCTCCCCCGCGGCCCGGTCCGGTTTCCTCCAGCACCTCAAACACTGCCGGGTGAAGGACATAGCGGCCGATGACTGCCAGGTTGGACGGCGCCTCGTCAACATCGGGCTTTTCCACCAGCTTGTTCACGCGGACGTAGTCTTCGCCTTCGACCACGGAGATATCGGCGCAGCCGTAGGCGCTGATCTGCTCCGGCTCCACCTCGATGAGGGCAATGACCGAGCCGCCGGTCTTGGCCTGGACCTCAACCATTTTGGTGAGCAGTTCATCGCGGGCATCAATCAGGTCATCACCCAGGAGGACGGCGAACGGCTCGTTTCCTACGTGGAGCTTGGCGCGCAGCACGGCGTGCCCGAGGCCCTTGGGGTCGCCCTGGCGCAGGTAGTGAATCTCGCCAAGTTCCGATGCCGCCCGCACCAGGGCGAGCTTCTCAAGATCGCCCTTGTCTTCAAGCGTCTTTTCAATAAAGGGAACGCGGTCAAAATGGTCTTCCAGGGACCGCTTGTTGCGGCCGGTAATCATCAGAATGTCGGACATGCCGGAATTAACGGCCTCCTCCACCACGTACTGGATGGCGGGCTTATCCACTACCGGCAGCATTTCCTTCGGCATGGCTTTGGTGGCCGGCAGGAAGCGGGTACCCAGCCCGGCGGCGGGAATTACGGCTTTGGTTACGGTGGCGCGTGAAGTCATGTCCGTAAGAGTACATAAGCGCGGCCCCATTACACCAAATAGGCGTTGATTCCGGACGACAGTTGCGACAATGGACGAATGGTGAACACTGCTGCTCCCAAGGACCTGGCCCGGAACGATTATCGGCGGCTCCGCCGTGAATTGCCCCCTGAGGCTCCGCTGGCTGCCGGCAGGGCGTTGGCGTCCCGCGCTTTCAGCGTCATCCCGGATCTGGTGTCGCCCAAGGCCACGGTGGCCGCGTACTTGTCCGGCGGACGCGAACCTGACACGGCCGAACTGCTGGCGGGACTGCACGGGAGAGGATACGACGTCGTCGTTCCCGTGTGCGAGCCGGACCGCAGGCTTTCCTGGTGCCGCTGGACGCCCGATTCCGTCCTCGTGCCGGGACTCTTCCCGTCCGTCCCCGAACCCGCGGGGCCCCGCTTGTCAGTGCAGGATTTGCCGGGCCTGGAACTGCTTCTGGTTCCGGCCCTGGCCGTGGACATGGCCGGAATGCGCATGGGAAAGGGCGGCGGCTACTATGACCGATTCCTGGCCGGTCTTCGGGCCGCAGGCAATGCTGCACCGGCCGTGGGCGTGGTCTATGACCATGAAGTCGCTCCCGCGCAGTCCTGGATT
Proteins encoded:
- the xseA gene encoding exodeoxyribonuclease VII large subunit, with protein sequence MQDPIESTGTDEPAVPTSLPKTAAETSPENPWPLQLLSRNLKSYIDRAPATWVEGQIIELNKRANASYITLRDVDAEISLSLTVWSTVMNRLELPLERGARVVAQVKPDFWVKTGRLSMQTRDIRPVGIGDLLARIERLRQSLAAEGLFRDDRKLPLPLLPGRIGLITGRNSDAMKDVIRNASLRWPAVVFEVREVAVQGVNAVAEVTRALAQLDAMPEVDVIVIARGGGSLEDLLPFSHEDLVRAVSAAQTPVVSAIGHEADRPLLDEVADLRASTPTDAAKRIVPDVGEELQRIGAARAQLRRIVELTVGRETERLNHIRSRPVMSAPETMVDVRQQDVSRLRERALSCITSEVRRDTDRIAYLRAQVRALSPQNTLDRGYAVVQLADGSVVRDAAAVPDAARLRIRVAAGELAATAAVPE
- a CDS encoding exodeoxyribonuclease VII small subunit; this translates as MNPAANEASTIPAEIEAMSYEQARDELVSVVSRLETGGASLEESLALWERGEQLATRCESWLEGARRRLDAARESAAGE
- a CDS encoding pyridoxal phosphate-dependent aminotransferase; its protein translation is MAEFKQSHKLHNVLYDIRGPLLEHAQRMEAAGQRILKLNIGNPAPFGFEAPEAILVDMMRHLPKAQGYSDSRGIFSARTAVVQYYQSRGIQNIDVDDVYLGNGVSELITLSLQALLNNGDEILVPAPDYPLWTASVSLAGGTAVHYLCDENEHWWPDVEDLESKITDRTKGIVLINPNNPTGAVYPEHVVKAIVDLARKHGLIIFSDEIYEKILYDDAVHLNSATITGEDVLCLTFSGLSKAYRIAGYRSGWMAISGPKHEALDYIEGINLLANMRLCANVPAQHAIQTALGGYQSINDLILPGGRLKAQRDLAHKMLNDIPGVSCELSMGALYLFPKLDPEVYPIASDEQFALDLLKQQKILISVGTAFNWVRPDHFRMVTLPNVDDIEDAMIRLADFLSTYKQ
- a CDS encoding ABC transporter substrate-binding protein, whose translation is MTQHKRRIARPKGLIVLAGGLTLALGLAGCSGGGGDPLASEAPSETAASGAAETIVVGSADFPESSTLAEIYAGALNGAGIPAETKLGIGSREVYLPALEDGSIDLIPEYTGALLVGVDPDTELVDAGEIVDALPGALPEGLVILEPSDAENKDAMVVTQATAEKYSLESIEDLAKVCDQLTLAAPAEFAERVQGLIGLKDKYGCEFKEFTPIGDSGGPLTVDALLKDDVQVADIYTTTPAIEENDLVVLEDPLQNWPAQQVVPLASSQTVSDQAVEVLNKVSAELTTEDLIDLNQAVSGDQKMDPSEAARMWLEEKGFI
- a CDS encoding ABC transporter permease gives rise to the protein MTIPRTEYTSTNALGQGWEWLTDPANWTGTAGIPLRTLEHLQYTGLTLLIALAISVPIGLFIGHTGRGQVAVVTISGLLRALPTLGMLTLFVLLAGLGLMPPIWALVLLAVPPLLAGTYSGIAAVDRSIVDSARSMGMTELQILFRVEIPNGLKVLFGGLRGAALQVVATAAVVATINLGGLGRYLIDGLAVGDYGRVFGGAVIIALLALAVDAVIALAARLLISPGLQKGRVAAAGPAASTVTKPTGGGGFAAAGSQGGKQ
- a CDS encoding ABC transporter permease, with the translated sequence MEWFLAHTDQVFRLTGLHLYQSIVPLVLGIIIAVPLAALVRNSSRVRGTVLAAGSLLYTIPSLALFVTLPAILGTRILDISNIIIALTIYAVALMLRVAVDAFDSVDDGVRQAAVAMGYRPLRRFLTVDLPLSVPVLIAGLRVVSVSNISMVSVGALIGVENLGFFFRDGLRRYFITEIVVGIVATLVLAFLMDLVFVLLQRALTPWLRAGRVPGTSAGMFGLRKRRHGSPAGALGSGAQAPVGTPAAAPDVALKGA
- a CDS encoding ABC transporter ATP-binding protein; the protein is MTLPESAPQAAEPMITFRSVTKSFAGSPVPAVENLTMDISRGAITVFVGPSGCGKTTSLRMINRMVEPTSGTIKVDGADVSGVQAPQLRRSMGYVMQSAGLMPHRTVLDNVATVPRLNGQSKAAARARAAELLDVVGLASAMGGRYPAQLSGGQQQRVGVARALAADPPVLLMDEPFSAVDPVVRAELQQELLRLQRDLAKTIVFVTHDIDEATILGDRVAVFGAGGRLAQYAAPEEILRAPVDDFVAGFVGRDRGFRHLSFQAGNGVPLHPVQLLTPAELANPSAAVEGNWALAVDDGGRPLGWVPASRRASITAADQLVPGGSLYREGETLRQALDAALSSPAGMGVAVDAENRVTGTIRAAEVLDLIERARLQRSAG
- a CDS encoding NUDIX hydrolase; the encoded protein is MAEGFDTRVGAYAVVIRDGSVLLSHWHDHGYSGWTLPGGGLELREDAPAAVVREVREETGYFVEAEELLGVDSIFIEPEHRFPGEHRRLLHALRIIYRARVLSGTLTHELDGSTDEAAWVPLEQVPELGATPLVQVGLKMAAIRTAVSSE
- a CDS encoding N-acetylglucosamine kinase, which codes for MDILRGAPAAGSGRIVIGLDIGGTKTQGLLLVDGVPAAEAVSGSANVQNVPPAQAAANLAEIFRALGSVTADRVIAGSGGIDTADDAAALRALISPHVPGATVDVIHDTRLILAAGETPAGIALIAGTGSVAWGLSPAGEEARCGGWGYLLGDEGSGYWVGREAVRHTLRRFNLGQDPDELSAALLTACSVTDPEQLIALFHDTGTGRRYWSSKASVVFDAATQGSAAGSEIVAAAARHLSGLAADTARLLDMTGPVVVGGGLGMNQPLLQDLLRQDLERAGLTGIRFLEQDPVHGVRYLDAREVQRG